A region from the Prevotella melaninogenica genome encodes:
- a CDS encoding glycogen/starch synthase — MLFPDYIFETSWEVCNKVGGIYTVLSTRAKTLQDKMKDRIIFIGPDCWQETPSPYFKEDKKLFAAWQQKAASEGLFIKVGRWEIPGEPIAILVDFQSFFAHKEEFYGKLWEYYRVDSLHAYGDYDESAMFAYATALVVESFYKFYLSDKDKVVFHANEWQTGFAALVLQHRQPQIATIFTTHATGIGRSIAGNNKPLYEYLWAYDGDQMASELNMESKHSIEKQTAHHVDCFTTVSDITATECKELLDKPVDLVLPNGFENDFVPKGATFTKKRKAARKRLLDVANALTGDDIQDDALIVSTSGRYEFRNKGIDVFIESMNRLRFDENLKKQVVAFIEVPGWVVGPRQDLIERLESGKQFDSPLEKPVLTHWLHNMDHDNVLNMLSSLGMNNAKGDKVKVIFIPCYLTGDDGIMNMSYYDLVLGNDLCVYPSYYEPWGYTPLEAIAFKVPCITTDLAGFGLWANTEKGNGSEIEDGVKVLHRTDYNYSEVADGIKDTIARYSGFTKTEMNKCRSNAEKLSCKALWSKFIKYYEQAYDIALKKAAARNNR, encoded by the coding sequence ATGTTGTTTCCAGATTATATTTTTGAGACCAGCTGGGAAGTATGTAATAAGGTCGGAGGAATTTATACGGTACTTTCCACACGCGCAAAGACATTACAAGACAAGATGAAGGACCGAATTATCTTTATTGGTCCTGATTGCTGGCAAGAGACACCGTCCCCATATTTCAAGGAGGATAAGAAGTTGTTTGCTGCTTGGCAGCAGAAAGCAGCCTCCGAGGGATTGTTTATAAAGGTAGGTCGTTGGGAAATTCCTGGAGAACCGATTGCTATACTTGTTGATTTCCAATCTTTTTTTGCTCATAAGGAAGAGTTCTATGGCAAGCTTTGGGAGTATTATCGTGTTGATAGTCTTCATGCTTATGGTGATTATGACGAATCTGCAATGTTTGCTTACGCTACGGCACTTGTCGTAGAGAGTTTCTATAAGTTCTATCTCAGTGATAAAGATAAGGTTGTCTTCCATGCAAACGAATGGCAGACAGGCTTTGCTGCACTTGTGTTGCAACATCGTCAGCCACAGATAGCAACGATCTTTACAACTCATGCAACGGGTATTGGTCGTAGTATTGCGGGCAATAATAAGCCGTTGTACGAATATCTCTGGGCATATGATGGTGACCAGATGGCTTCGGAGTTGAATATGGAGAGCAAGCATTCTATTGAGAAGCAGACTGCTCATCATGTTGATTGCTTCACGACAGTGAGCGATATTACTGCAACAGAGTGTAAAGAGTTGCTGGATAAACCAGTAGATTTAGTTCTTCCAAATGGTTTTGAAAACGACTTTGTACCAAAGGGTGCAACTTTCACAAAGAAGCGTAAGGCGGCACGTAAGCGTTTACTTGATGTAGCCAATGCGCTGACAGGTGACGACATACAGGATGATGCGTTAATCGTATCAACCAGCGGACGATATGAATTCCGTAATAAAGGTATTGATGTATTCATAGAGTCAATGAATCGCCTGCGTTTTGATGAGAACTTAAAGAAGCAGGTAGTAGCTTTCATTGAGGTGCCAGGTTGGGTGGTTGGACCACGTCAGGACCTTATCGAACGTCTTGAGAGTGGAAAACAATTTGATTCTCCATTGGAGAAGCCTGTCCTTACACATTGGCTCCACAATATGGACCATGACAATGTACTGAATATGCTCAGTTCGCTTGGTATGAATAATGCAAAGGGCGATAAGGTAAAAGTTATTTTCATTCCATGTTATCTGACAGGAGATGACGGCATAATGAACATGAGTTATTATGATCTCGTATTGGGAAATGACCTTTGCGTTTATCCGTCTTACTATGAGCCATGGGGTTATACCCCATTAGAGGCAATAGCATTTAAGGTTCCTTGTATTACAACCGACCTTGCTGGTTTCGGCTTATGGGCAAATACAGAGAAAGGAAATGGTAGCGAGATAGAAGACGGTGTTAAGGTATTACACCGTACAGATTATAATTATTCTGAAGTTGCTGATGGTATTAAAGATACCATAGCCCGATACTCTGGCTTTACAAAAACTGAGATGAATAAGTGCCGTTCAAATGCTGAGAAGCTCTCCTGTAAAGCCCTTTGGAGTAAGTTTATCAAATATTATGAGCAGGCTTACGACATAGCATTAAAGAAAGCAGCTGCACGAAATAACAGATAA
- a CDS encoding DUF4112 domain-containing protein yields the protein MIEGNNNKIKSEFDFDNKQVYNGLQNDNVDSEHDTTISDNSNNGQVENYHDSYKNKDINNLRKDKRIKDLKKSKAFWLISMITKWADKYFLDALLGFIPSVGDLVSSVFGLPFIYVSLVKVKSISLTLAIIYNYLVDILLGSIPFFIGDAIDFFSKAHVKNLNLITRYVEGDKKTIRQVRSKALLTGILILVLCIIIYFVFRLLIGVTEWTWNIILTILHGLMNIL from the coding sequence ATGATTGAAGGGAATAATAACAAAATTAAATCTGAGTTTGATTTTGATAACAAACAAGTGTATAATGGACTTCAAAATGATAATGTTGATTCAGAACATGATACAACAATATCTGATAATAGCAATAATGGACAAGTAGAGAATTATCATGATTCTTATAAAAACAAGGATATTAATAATCTAAGGAAAGACAAAAGAATTAAAGATTTGAAGAAATCTAAGGCTTTTTGGCTGATTAGTATGATTACAAAATGGGCAGATAAATATTTCTTAGATGCGCTTCTTGGTTTTATTCCTTCAGTAGGCGACCTTGTGTCTTCAGTCTTCGGTCTACCTTTTATCTATGTTTCTTTGGTGAAGGTAAAGTCTATTTCTCTTACTTTGGCGATTATTTATAATTATTTGGTAGATATACTTTTGGGAAGTATTCCTTTCTTCATAGGCGATGCTATTGACTTTTTCAGTAAGGCACACGTTAAGAATTTGAATTTGATAACTCGTTATGTTGAAGGGGATAAGAAAACAATACGCCAGGTAAGGTCGAAAGCTTTATTGACAGGAATTCTTATCCTTGTTCTCTGTATCATTATTTATTTCGTCTTTAGGTTATTGATAGGCGTAACAGAATGGACTTGGAATATTATTCTTACAATCCTTCATGGGTTAATGAATATTCTTTAA
- a CDS encoding alpha/beta hydrolase, with protein sequence MRHTREIIKIWTHDCILHNEENSKFFIIQPVDSNDTEELERQITYIEEHTQTSFCHIAIRINKWNAELTPWSAPPVFGKIPFGDGAHSTLLYIIEHLIPTLNKRYSLGLNKGNTILGGYSLAGLFSLWTAYQHEVPFRGIVSASPSAWYIGWLEYAENHQPQVEHAYLSLGDKEEKTKTKLMSTISKDILRQEQIFTEQGINCKMEWNAGNHFQDNGIRIAKGFLWLMNQ encoded by the coding sequence ATGAGACATACAAGAGAGATTATTAAGATTTGGACTCACGATTGCATTCTACATAATGAAGAAAACTCAAAATTTTTCATTATACAACCTGTTGATAGCAACGATACAGAAGAATTAGAGCGACAAATCACCTATATTGAAGAGCATACGCAGACATCTTTCTGTCATATTGCCATTCGCATCAATAAATGGAATGCCGAGCTTACACCATGGTCAGCCCCACCCGTCTTTGGTAAGATTCCATTCGGTGATGGTGCCCATTCCACCTTATTATATATAATAGAGCATCTCATTCCAACATTGAATAAGCGATATTCATTAGGATTGAACAAAGGCAACACAATTTTAGGAGGATATTCATTAGCAGGACTCTTTTCACTATGGACTGCCTATCAACACGAGGTACCATTCCGAGGAATTGTTTCCGCATCACCTTCAGCGTGGTATATAGGTTGGTTAGAATACGCCGAAAACCACCAACCGCAAGTAGAACACGCCTATCTCAGCCTTGGCGACAAAGAGGAGAAAACAAAAACAAAATTGATGTCAACTATCAGTAAAGATATACTCCGACAAGAACAGATATTCACGGAGCAAGGCATCAATTGCAAAATGGAATGGAACGCAGGAAATCACTTCCAAGATAACGGCATTAGAATTGCGAAAGGTTTCCTTTGGTTAATGAACCAGTAG
- a CDS encoding DUF3298 and DUF4163 domain-containing protein produces MNKRYFLFLLASLLNSIISVGCKSEKASTTKELANTVVSPLSTSDSVVVEKDVPLVVDSIGKSYSTNKGTVDFAYSFPKSGPQPLVDSLRAYLSSEMRKVTDYVVYDGVRAQSYKNLADGKGMINYYAKIAYTNVKLYFEELEDSNSSWTPAFSSYVMKENETTRYVSYTSSVYIYSGGAHGMSGTYGVTFDKKTGAMLRNILKVKNVKELQPILRAGVESYFRSCEEDNGTRNVSSRVKEDMAELFLKKGIIPLPEDEVYLSPKGVVFGYGQYEIGPYAIGMPTFTVSYDKIKRFLSPEAKHLAGVE; encoded by the coding sequence ATGAATAAAAGATATTTTTTATTCCTTTTAGCATCTCTTTTGAATAGCATTATTTCTGTTGGATGCAAAAGTGAAAAGGCTTCGACAACAAAAGAGTTGGCGAACACTGTTGTTTCTCCTCTTTCCACTTCTGATTCTGTTGTGGTGGAGAAAGATGTGCCATTGGTGGTTGACTCTATCGGTAAATCTTATAGTACGAATAAGGGAACTGTTGATTTTGCTTATTCTTTTCCGAAGTCTGGTCCGCAGCCTTTGGTTGATTCGTTGCGTGCTTATCTATCGTCTGAGATGAGGAAAGTAACAGATTATGTTGTTTATGATGGTGTAAGAGCTCAATCTTACAAGAATCTTGCAGATGGTAAGGGAATGATAAACTATTATGCTAAGATTGCTTATACTAATGTGAAGCTTTATTTCGAAGAACTCGAGGATTCAAATTCGTCTTGGACGCCAGCATTTTCAAGCTATGTTATGAAGGAAAATGAAACTACTCGTTATGTTTCTTATACCTCGTCTGTTTACATATATTCTGGTGGAGCACATGGAATGTCTGGAACGTATGGGGTAACTTTTGATAAGAAGACGGGTGCTATGCTGCGTAATATCTTGAAAGTGAAGAATGTTAAGGAACTACAACCTATCCTCAGAGCTGGCGTGGAAAGCTATTTTAGAAGTTGTGAAGAGGATAATGGTACGCGTAATGTAAGTAGTCGTGTCAAAGAGGATATGGCGGAACTCTTTCTTAAGAAGGGGATTATCCCGCTGCCTGAGGATGAGGTTTATCTTTCGCCGAAAGGTGTTGTCTTTGGTTATGGACAGTATGAGATTGGTCCGTATGCGATTGGAATGCCTACCTTTACTGTCTCTTATGATAAGATAAAGAGGTTTCTTTCACCAGAAGCAAAGCACCTTGCTGGGGTTGAGTAG
- a CDS encoding Gfo/Idh/MocA family protein, which produces MKISIIGTGMIATEVITLLKTEVKGIEITSIFSHSNQERVEFLAKMNHIDRIYTNYDQLLKEDKADFVYIALVNSAHYEFTRKALEAGRNVIVEKPFTLTVTEAEELAAMARERKLYLFEAISPLHTPNFHMVKDSLKRIGPIHFVQCNFSQYSSKYDRYLQGDIAPVFYPALGGGALNDLNVYNINVVIGLFGQPTSTEYFANRGHNGIDTSGVMVLSYPTLTATCTAAKDSSSPSLSSYKEKRDGYISQHQLTSLVVWR; this is translated from the coding sequence ATGAAGATTAGCATTATAGGAACAGGGATGATAGCTACCGAAGTTATCACGCTGCTAAAGACAGAAGTGAAAGGGATTGAAATCACCAGTATATTTTCACATAGCAATCAGGAAAGGGTCGAATTTCTTGCAAAGATGAATCATATTGACAGAATTTATACCAACTATGATCAGCTACTCAAGGAAGACAAAGCCGATTTCGTTTATATAGCCTTAGTCAACAGTGCCCATTACGAATTCACTCGCAAAGCATTAGAAGCTGGACGAAACGTGATTGTAGAGAAGCCTTTTACCCTAACTGTTACCGAAGCTGAAGAATTAGCAGCAATGGCTCGAGAGCGAAAGCTATACCTCTTTGAAGCTATCTCACCCTTACATACCCCTAACTTCCACATGGTTAAGGATAGTCTGAAACGAATTGGTCCTATACACTTCGTACAATGCAACTTCTCACAATATTCAAGTAAGTACGACCGCTATCTGCAAGGAGATATTGCACCAGTATTCTATCCTGCATTAGGAGGTGGCGCACTTAACGACCTCAACGTCTATAACATCAATGTTGTTATCGGATTATTCGGACAACCCACTTCAACTGAATATTTTGCCAACCGTGGTCACAATGGTATTGACACGTCTGGCGTGATGGTACTCTCCTACCCCACACTGACCGCAACTTGTACAGCTGCAAAGGACTCCAGTAGCCCATCTTTATCCTCATACAAGGAGAAAAGGGATGGATACATATCCCAACACCAGCTAACGAGTTTGGTAGTGTGGAGATGA